A region from the Benincasa hispida cultivar B227 chromosome 12, ASM972705v1, whole genome shotgun sequence genome encodes:
- the LOC120067854 gene encoding beta-amylase 7-like isoform X2 has protein sequence MEPRFLQDLRKYPNGNISLQLLQGIKPAGGGSTAVTSSSSHMASQQTPSTSIRGVSCGFRSLPEYNACRMKGVFLPNSPPYDASPNARCQSSSLMGDAGEHSAGHPLISSSVDAVDGMQIVDATPKLPERDFAGSPYIPVYVMLPLGVINMKCELVDPDGLLKQLRLLKSANVDGVMVDCWWGIVEAHSPQEYNWNGYRRLFQMVHELKLKLQVVLSFHECGGNVGDDVCIPLPHWVAEIGRSNPDIFFTDREGRRNPECLSWGVDKERVLRGRTGLEVYFDYMRSFRVEFNDFFEDGVITTIEVGLGPCGELRFPSFPVKHGWRYPGIGEFQCYDQYLLKNLRKAAEARGHSFWGRGPDNAGSYSSRPHETGFFCDGGDYDGYYGRFFLNWYSKVLVDHGDRILYLAKLAFEGTRIVAKLSGIHWWYKTASHAAELTAGFYNPCNRDGYAAIMAMLKKHSASLNFTSAEFHMLHQREDFANSLSDPEAVVWQVTNAAWDVGVEVLSENPLPFLDRVGYNKILDNAKPLADPDGRYLSSFIYHRLSPLLLERQNFMEFERFVKRMHGEAVHDLQV, from the exons ATGGAACCACGTTTCCTTCAAGATCTCAG GAAATACCCAAATGGAAACATTTCTCTTCAACTTTTACAGGGCATCAAACCTGCTGGAGGAGGTTCTACTGCAgtaacttcatcttcttctcatATGGCGTCTCAACAAACTCCATCAACTTCCATTAGGGGAGTCAGTTGTGGCTTTAGGAGCTTGCCAGAATACAATGCATGTCGAATGAAAGGTGTTTTTTTGCCTAATTCTCCACCATATGATGCATCCCCAAATGCTAGATGTCAAAGTTCATCCCTGATGGGAGATGCCGGGGAACATTCAGCTGGTCATCCACTTATCAGTAGTTCAGTTGATGCTGTAGATGGAATGCAG ATTGTTGACGCAACACCAAAATTACCTGAACGTGATTTTGCTGGGAGTCCTTACATTCCAGTTTATGTGATGCTGCCG TTGGGTGTCATTAATATGAAGTGTGAGCTAGTTGATCCAGATGGGTTGCTTAAGCAGCTAAGGCTGCTGAAATCGGCAAATGTTGATGGAGTCATGGTTGATTGTTGGTGGGGGATAGTTGAAGCTCATTCTCCACAGGAATATAATTGGAATGGCTATAGGAGACTTTTTCAGATGGTGCATGAATTGAAGCTCAAGTTACAG GTTGTGCTGTCATTTCATGAATGTGGAGGCAATGTTGGTGATGATGTTTGTATTCCACTACCTCATTGGGTTGCTGAAATTGGTCGAAGTAATCCTGACATATTCTTTACTGATAGAGAGGGAAGACGCAATCCTGAATGTCTCTCATGGGGAGTTGACAAGGAGCGAGTGTTAAGAGGCCGGACAGGTCTTGAG GTTTATTTTGACTACATGAGAAGCTTTCGTGTTGAATTTAATGATTTCTTCGAAGATGGTGTCATCACAACAATTGAAGTTGGTTTGGGACCATGTGGGGAGCTTAGATTTCCATCTTTTCCTGTTAAGCATGGCTGGAGATATCCTGGCATTGGTGAATTCCAG TGTTATGATCAGtatttgttgaaaaatttgAGGAAAGCAGCAGAAGCAAGGGGACACTCCTTCTGGGGTAGAGGACCAGATAATGCAGGTTCCTACAGCTCTAGACCACATGAAACAGGTTTCTTTTGTGATGGAGGTGATTATGATGGCTACTACGGTAGGTTCTTCCTTAATTGGTACTCCAAAGTTTTAGTGGATCATGGTGATCGGATACTTTATCTGGCAAAGTTGGCTTTTGAAGGAACCCGTATTGTTGCTAAG CTCTCAGGTATTCACTGGTGGTACAAGACAGCGAGCCATGCAGCTGAATTGACTGCTGGGTTCTATAACCCTTGCAATCGCGATGGTTATGCTGCAATTATGGCTATGCTGAAAAAGCATTCTGCTTCTTTGAACTTCACTTCTGCTGAGTTTCACATGTTACACCAGCGGGAAGATTTTGCAAATTCGCTGTCTGATCCCGAGGCAGTAGTCTGGCAA GTGACGAATGCTGCATGGGACGTTGGCGTAGAAGTTTTAAGTGAGAATCCTCTTCCTTTCCTCGACAGAGTAGGTTATAACAAGATATTGGATAACGCCAAGCCCTTGGCTGATCCGGATGGGAGATATTTGTCGTCCTTTATCTATCACAGACTCAGTCCACTTCTCTTAGAAAGACAAAACTTTATGGAGTTCGAACGATTTGTCAAGAGAATGCATG GAGAAGCTGTTCATGATCTCCAGGTATAG